From bacterium, one genomic window encodes:
- a CDS encoding TIGR03790 family protein, with protein sequence MKRAKGTPVAYSSQMARFLPTPHGRLLTALCPLPSALCLLLTTLCLLPPSVSALGPHEVLLLANRKSPRSMEIARDYAAMRHIPEENLVALDLPSNPALEMSPAEFNAKIWNPACQIVRERGLDDHILAWVYSVDFPLRITATPALSIQGITFLKGKMPQKEQVERGTYASPIFAGPETPRISGFPAQSLDVQNTWLGKDMPIPSMMLGYIGPNGNTREEIMACLKTGVQSDRTRPEGTILILTNSDIRTLCRAWEFEPAIRELNTKEITAVMAPIPPTNKEAPLPLSGVMAGAAELPEIAKGQFRFLPGAIAEHLTSFGAAFDSNGQTKISEWIRAGATASAGTVTEPMSIWMKFPHARVFSHQVAGCTMLESLIQSIRCPLQILLMGDPLANPWAPRSTMSIQGLQEAGLSENTTVTAKIESRNGDVFNRFMFLLDGKTLQALGKSPVATLDPATMTSGRHKLRVVAYRTGSVRSQIFVESTFSIVPQTP encoded by the coding sequence ATGAAGAGAGCGAAAGGGACACCTGTGGCATACAGCAGTCAGATGGCAAGGTTTCTGCCAACTCCCCACGGTCGACTGCTTACTGCCCTCTGCCCTCTGCCCTCTGCCCTCTGCCTACTGCTTACTACCCTCTGCCTACTGCCCCCTTCTGTCTCGGCGCTCGGCCCGCATGAAGTCCTGCTTCTGGCAAACCGCAAATCCCCGCGATCCATGGAGATCGCCAGGGACTATGCGGCTATGCGCCATATTCCTGAAGAGAACCTTGTGGCACTCGATCTCCCGTCCAACCCGGCACTCGAGATGTCACCGGCCGAGTTCAACGCAAAAATATGGAATCCCGCCTGTCAGATTGTGCGCGAGCGCGGGCTGGACGATCATATACTCGCCTGGGTCTATTCCGTAGATTTCCCCCTCCGTATTACCGCTACCCCCGCCCTCTCCATTCAGGGGATCACCTTCCTGAAAGGAAAAATGCCACAGAAAGAACAAGTCGAACGAGGCACTTATGCCTCCCCGATTTTTGCCGGGCCAGAAACCCCGCGTATCTCTGGATTCCCCGCCCAGTCCCTGGATGTTCAAAACACCTGGCTCGGAAAGGATATGCCGATACCAAGTATGATGCTTGGCTATATCGGACCCAACGGCAATACCCGCGAAGAAATCATGGCCTGCCTCAAGACCGGCGTACAGTCCGACCGGACAAGACCCGAGGGCACCATCCTGATATTGACCAATAGTGACATTCGAACCCTGTGCCGGGCATGGGAATTCGAACCTGCCATCCGCGAATTGAATACGAAAGAGATCACCGCCGTCATGGCTCCTATCCCCCCAACAAATAAGGAAGCCCCGCTGCCACTATCCGGGGTTATGGCTGGCGCGGCTGAACTTCCGGAAATCGCCAAAGGCCAGTTCCGGTTTCTTCCGGGAGCGATCGCGGAGCACCTGACCAGTTTCGGTGCGGCATTTGACAGTAATGGGCAGACTAAAATCAGCGAGTGGATACGGGCGGGCGCAACGGCTTCCGCCGGGACCGTCACAGAGCCCATGTCCATCTGGATGAAGTTCCCTCATGCCCGGGTCTTTTCACATCAGGTAGCAGGCTGCACGATGCTTGAAAGCCTGATCCAGTCCATTCGCTGCCCCCTGCAAATCCTGCTTATGGGAGACCCCCTTGCAAACCCGTGGGCTCCGCGCTCAACCATGTCCATTCAAGGTCTTCAAGAAGCAGGCCTTTCAGAAAACACGACTGTCACCGCGAAAATTGAATCCCGCAATGGCGACGTCTTCAATCGATTCATGTTCCTCCTCGACGGCAAAACGCTTCAGGCACTCGGCAAATCTCCTGTGGCCACGCTCGACCCCGCTACCATGACTTCCGGACGCCATAAATTACGAGTTGTCGCCTATAGGACAGGTTCGGTACGTTCACAAATATTCGTTGAGTCAACATTTTCAATAGTCCCTCAGACACCATGA
- a CDS encoding HAD-IIIA family hydrolase, with the protein MKKCIFFDRDGIVNQSPGPGYVERWEDFHILPEFVDILRIVTELGYVAIIITNQRGVARGIMTLATLEDMHQRLRATLKEQYGFELLDIFTCTHNREDNCDCRKPKPGMLLAAAQKHSIDLSRSWMIGDSPKDAEAGRAAGCHTILVNPTAPPDLANLTFGSMAELRQDLRKVLQDSELRTQDMPTANCYLPTALTAILFDIDGTLLDMRGVGVKSFVRSLKTIFDIEDDLSRISFAGSTDLDVLRQVMEHHKRTITAADFDRFHAQLPIELETAVHQAELTLFPGVKALLEALSAAPGVILGLVTGNVESCAWIKLRQFDLHHHFVLGAFGNEHADRNEIARLAMKRVEARLRPGQTIQARFLIGDTPNDIAAAHAIDAVSIAVATGKFTVEALQKAGAMVVLPDLSDTNWIVELVYSNRTIRHRAQPY; encoded by the coding sequence ATGAAAAAATGCATTTTTTTTGATCGCGATGGGATTGTGAATCAGTCCCCAGGCCCCGGCTATGTCGAGCGATGGGAGGATTTCCACATCCTGCCCGAGTTTGTCGACATCCTCCGTATTGTCACAGAACTTGGCTATGTCGCCATCATCATCACCAATCAGCGCGGAGTCGCCCGCGGCATCATGACCCTCGCCACACTGGAGGACATGCATCAGCGGCTACGTGCCACGCTCAAGGAACAATATGGTTTTGAACTGCTGGACATCTTCACCTGCACTCACAACCGCGAGGATAACTGTGACTGCCGCAAACCCAAGCCGGGAATGCTTCTGGCAGCGGCCCAAAAACACTCCATTGACCTCAGCCGATCCTGGATGATTGGGGATTCTCCCAAAGACGCCGAAGCCGGACGTGCCGCCGGTTGCCACACGATCCTCGTTAATCCCACCGCCCCACCGGATCTAGCCAATTTGACGTTTGGCTCAATGGCGGAATTGAGGCAGGATCTCAGGAAGGTTCTGCAGGATTCAGAACTCAGGACTCAGGACATGCCCACTGCCAACTGCTACCTGCCTACTGCACTTACGGCTATTCTCTTTGATATTGATGGCACGCTCCTCGACATGCGGGGGGTAGGCGTGAAATCCTTTGTTCGCTCCCTGAAAACAATTTTTGACATTGAGGACGACCTATCCAGAATCAGTTTTGCGGGCAGCACGGATCTGGATGTGCTTCGTCAGGTCATGGAGCATCATAAGCGAACGATCACTGCCGCTGATTTCGACCGGTTTCATGCGCAGCTTCCCATCGAACTGGAGACTGCCGTGCATCAGGCCGAGCTGACCTTATTCCCTGGCGTCAAGGCTCTTCTGGAAGCCCTCTCTGCCGCACCCGGCGTCATTCTGGGATTGGTCACAGGCAATGTTGAATCCTGTGCCTGGATCAAGCTGCGGCAATTCGACCTCCATCACCATTTTGTACTAGGGGCCTTTGGGAATGAACACGCAGACCGGAACGAGATTGCCCGCCTGGCCATGAAACGTGTGGAGGCACGGCTCAGGCCCGGCCAAACCATCCAAGCCCGTTTTCTGATTGGCGACACCCCAAACGATATTGCAGCGGCGCATGCCATCGATGCGGTCTCAATCGCCGTCGCCACCGGTAAGTTCACCGTGGAGGCTCTGCAAAAAGCCGGCGCCATGGTAGTGCTTCCTGATCTATCCGATACGAACTGGATTGTGGAATTAGTTTACAGTAACCGAACCATCCGACA
- a CDS encoding type II toxin-antitoxin system Phd/YefM family antitoxin — MKTELVTTLKRQATRILADLHDSGTPVLITEHGNPSAYLVDVTMFELMQSRMKILEGIARGERAILEKRTVSHDDAKRRLSKWLT; from the coding sequence ATGAAAACAGAACTTGTGACTACGTTAAAGCGACAAGCTACCAGAATTCTTGCTGATTTGCATGACTCGGGCACCCCTGTTTTGATTACTGAGCACGGCAATCCATCGGCATATCTTGTTGATGTGACAATGTTTGAGTTGATGCAGAGCCGGATGAAGATCCTCGAAGGCATCGCGCGCGGCGAGCGCGCGATCCTGGAGAAACGCACGGTGTCCCATGATGACGCCAAGCGGAGGCTCTCAAAGTGGCTCACCTGA
- a CDS encoding type II toxin-antitoxin system RelE/ParE family toxin, translating to MPYFGPNIRKLQGYTPATWRYRTGPYRIFYSVDEAERIVVILTIDDRKDACR from the coding sequence ATGCCGTATTTCGGGCCCAACATTCGCAAGCTACAGGGATATACTCCCGCCACATGGCGATACCGAACAGGCCCGTATCGAATCTTCTATTCTGTGGATGAGGCAGAAAGGATTGTTGTCATACTGACCATCGATGATCGAAAAGATGCATGCCGATAA
- a CDS encoding type II toxin-antitoxin system RelE/ParE family toxin: MAHLIWTEPALDDLDDLVGYIAMDNPIAASRLVKKVIENVGRLERFPHSGKKPEELPGTPYRAILVSPCRIFYRFDGETVFIVHAMREEQQLDRFLLDERGKG, translated from the coding sequence GTGGCTCACCTGATATGGACTGAACCTGCCTTGGACGACCTTGACGACCTTGTCGGCTACATTGCGATGGATAACCCGATTGCGGCAAGCCGCTTGGTGAAAAAGGTAATTGAAAACGTAGGCCGACTTGAACGATTTCCTCATTCCGGAAAGAAGCCTGAGGAATTGCCAGGCACGCCCTATCGAGCGATTTTGGTGTCACCTTGCCGGATCTTTTACCGGTTCGATGGGGAAACTGTTTTTATTGTTCACGCGATGCGTGAAGAGCAGCAGCTCGATCGTTTCCTACTGGATGAACGGGGAAAAGGATAA
- a CDS encoding glycogen/starch/alpha-glucan phosphorylase translates to MAKTETNMKKTRKSSASNPGAVQSDDLRQYRTLDTVEAIKLSFENHLRYTLARDQYSATDRDRYIALAMAVRDRLIGRWMQTNQTYVSRNVKRVYYLSLEYLIGRAMGNNVINLGLDEMVTKAMAELGLDWNYLRDLERDAALGNGGLGRLAACFIDSLATLELPGYGYGIRYDYGIFRQALRNGNQVEEPDNWLRDGTPWDIERPEYQYPVHFGGEVKDERDDQGRQVCRWVNHDTIIGLPYDFPVAGYGNNTVNNLRLWTARASEEFDLSFFNNGDYIRAYEQKILRENITKILYPNDRIEQGRELRFKQQYFFVSCSIQDILRRFRVNNTDWRVLPDKVAIQLNDTHPAMGISEMMRLLIDVNGLDWDLAWDLTTRVFGYTNHTIMPEALEKWPTRLFEDLLPRHLTIIYEINRRFLRQVMNKFPNDHERLNRMSLIEEGYEKQVRMANLAVVGSHKVNGVAALHSELLKETLFKDFFELWPQKFTNMTNGITQRRWLLKSNPALASLITKKIGDGWIKDLYQLKKLERYTKDAEFKAELRRIKHDNKVRLADYIRVAHGVEIDPNSLFDVQVKRMHEYKRQLLNCLHIIHRYTEIKKDPDKFVLPRTFIFGGKAAPGYAMAKLIIKLINDLSAVVNTDPDVRGRMKVVFLADYRVSLAERIIPASDLSEQISTAGTEASGTGNMKFALNGALTIGTLDGANIEIREEVGAENFFLFGKTVQEVEALRKAGYNPWEYYNNDESIRTIVDCLSGDFINLEQPGLYHSIREALLEHGDHYMHLADFQSYIQAQQLVDETYQDEDKWTRMVLMNIANMGKFSSDRTIMEYSKEVWNIKPCPIELPK, encoded by the coding sequence ATGGCTAAAACCGAAACAAATATGAAAAAGACTCGAAAATCCTCCGCCTCGAATCCGGGCGCGGTTCAATCGGATGATTTGAGACAATATCGGACCCTCGACACCGTCGAGGCCATCAAACTGAGTTTTGAGAACCATTTGCGATATACTCTGGCCCGCGACCAGTATTCTGCGACCGACCGGGATCGTTACATCGCACTTGCCATGGCTGTCCGTGATCGCCTGATCGGGCGCTGGATGCAAACAAACCAGACCTACGTCTCGCGTAACGTCAAACGCGTGTACTATCTATCGTTGGAATACCTGATCGGGCGCGCCATGGGAAACAATGTGATCAACCTCGGTCTCGACGAGATGGTCACGAAAGCCATGGCCGAACTGGGTCTTGACTGGAACTATCTGCGTGATCTGGAACGTGACGCGGCCCTCGGCAACGGCGGTCTCGGCCGTCTTGCCGCCTGCTTCATCGACTCCCTGGCCACTCTCGAACTCCCAGGCTACGGCTATGGTATCCGCTACGATTACGGTATTTTCCGTCAGGCGCTGCGCAATGGCAATCAGGTCGAGGAGCCGGACAACTGGTTGCGTGACGGAACCCCCTGGGATATCGAGCGACCGGAATACCAGTACCCCGTCCACTTCGGGGGTGAAGTCAAAGATGAACGCGACGACCAGGGCCGACAGGTCTGCCGCTGGGTGAATCACGACACCATTATCGGCCTGCCTTACGATTTCCCCGTTGCAGGCTACGGCAACAACACGGTGAACAACCTGCGTCTCTGGACCGCCCGGGCGTCTGAAGAGTTCGATCTTTCGTTCTTCAACAACGGCGATTACATCCGTGCCTATGAGCAGAAGATCCTGCGCGAAAACATCACCAAGATCCTCTATCCAAATGACCGCATCGAACAGGGCCGCGAGCTCCGCTTCAAGCAGCAGTATTTCTTCGTATCCTGCTCGATCCAGGATATCCTGCGCCGCTTCCGGGTCAACAACACCGATTGGCGTGTGTTACCCGACAAGGTCGCCATCCAGCTCAATGACACCCATCCCGCCATGGGCATCTCTGAAATGATGCGCCTGCTTATCGATGTCAACGGACTGGACTGGGATCTGGCCTGGGATCTGACCACACGTGTGTTCGGGTATACCAACCACACCATCATGCCCGAGGCGCTCGAAAAATGGCCCACCCGCCTGTTCGAGGATCTGCTGCCCCGGCATTTGACCATTATCTACGAAATCAACCGACGTTTCCTGCGTCAGGTCATGAATAAATTCCCGAACGACCATGAGAGGCTGAACCGTATGTCACTCATTGAAGAAGGCTATGAAAAACAGGTCCGCATGGCCAACCTCGCCGTCGTCGGCAGCCATAAGGTTAACGGTGTCGCGGCCCTGCATTCCGAATTGTTGAAGGAAACCCTGTTCAAGGATTTCTTTGAACTTTGGCCGCAGAAGTTCACCAATATGACCAACGGCATTACCCAGCGCCGTTGGCTGCTCAAGAGTAATCCCGCCCTGGCCTCCCTGATCACGAAGAAAATCGGGGACGGCTGGATCAAGGATCTCTATCAGCTCAAGAAACTGGAACGTTACACCAAGGACGCCGAATTCAAGGCGGAACTTCGCCGGATCAAGCACGACAACAAGGTTCGCCTTGCCGACTACATCCGCGTTGCACATGGAGTGGAGATTGACCCGAACTCGCTCTTCGATGTTCAGGTCAAGCGTATGCATGAGTACAAGCGGCAACTGCTCAACTGCCTGCACATCATCCACCGCTATACGGAAATCAAAAAAGATCCCGACAAGTTTGTCCTGCCCCGAACCTTTATCTTCGGCGGCAAAGCGGCGCCGGGTTATGCAATGGCCAAACTGATCATCAAGCTCATCAACGATCTCTCTGCCGTGGTCAATACTGACCCCGACGTGCGGGGCCGCATGAAAGTAGTCTTCCTGGCCGATTACCGCGTCTCGCTTGCCGAGCGCATTATCCCGGCCAGCGACCTGAGCGAGCAGATCAGTACCGCCGGCACCGAGGCCAGCGGCACGGGGAATATGAAATTTGCGCTGAACGGAGCCTTGACCATCGGCACCCTGGATGGGGCCAATATCGAGATCCGCGAGGAAGTCGGCGCCGAGAATTTCTTCCTGTTCGGAAAAACCGTTCAAGAGGTCGAAGCACTCCGCAAAGCTGGCTATAACCCCTGGGAGTACTACAACAATGATGAATCTATCCGGACAATCGTTGATTGCCTGTCGGGTGACTTCATCAACCTGGAACAGCCGGGCTTGTACCACTCCATCCGGGAAGCGCTGCTGGAACACGGCGACCACTACATGCATCTGGCGGACTTCCAGTCCTATATCCAGGCGCAGCAGCTGGTGGACGAAACCTATCAGGACGAAGACAAGTGGACCCGGATGGTGCTGATGAATATTGCCAATATGGGCAAATTTAGTTCCGACCGCACCATCATGGAATACTCGAAGGAGGTTTGGAATATCAAACCCTGCCCCATTGAGTTGCCTAAGTGA